In one window of Pristiophorus japonicus isolate sPriJap1 chromosome 9, sPriJap1.hap1, whole genome shotgun sequence DNA:
- the LOC139272737 gene encoding histone H2A-like — translation MSGRGKTGGKARAKVKSRSSRAGLQFPVGRVHRLLRKGNYAQRVGAGAPVYMAAVLEYLTAEILELAGNAARDNKKTRIIPRHLQLAVRNDEELNRLLGGVTIAQGGVLPNIQAVLLPKKTTSSSKSK, via the coding sequence atgtctggaagaggaaaaaccggcggtaaagctcgggctaaggtcaagtctcgctcctcccgggccggactgcagttccctgtgggccgtgttcacaggctcctgcgaaaggggaactacgctcagcgtgtgggtgccggagccccggtctacatggctgctgtgctcgagtatctgaccgctgaaatcctggagctagcCGGAAACgctgcccgcgacaacaagaagacccgcatcatccctagACATCTACAGCTGGccgtccgcaacgacgaggagctcaatagATTGCTGGGaggggtgaccatcgctcagggcggggtgttgccgaatatccaggctgtgctgctgcccaagaaaaccaccagttcgtccaagagcaagtaa